The following are from one region of the Bradyrhizobium septentrionale genome:
- a CDS encoding aldo/keto reductase, which yields MQYRQLGRSGLKVSPICLGTMMFGGPTDEATSSRIVAKAREAGINFIDSADAYNGGKSEEVVGRAISNRRSNWVLATKLANPIDDDPNHGGLSRRWVFQAADESLKRLGTDYIDIYYLHKEDHTTPLDETVRAIGDLIRAGKVRYFGVSNYRAWRVAEICNICDRLGIDRPVASQPYYNAMNRMPEVEHFPACAYYGLGIVPYSPLARGVLTGKYAPDAAPPADTRAGRNDKRMMQTEWRPESLQLAQEIKHHAESRGITAGQFAVSWVLNSSFVSAVIAGPRTEAQWDDYIRALDYRFTAEDEALIDRLVVTGHPSTPGFNDPAYPIEGRRARTE from the coding sequence ATGCAATATCGCCAGCTTGGCCGCAGCGGCCTGAAGGTTTCGCCGATCTGCCTGGGCACCATGATGTTCGGCGGACCGACCGATGAGGCGACCTCGTCGCGGATCGTGGCGAAAGCGCGCGAGGCCGGCATCAACTTCATCGACAGCGCCGACGCCTATAATGGCGGCAAATCCGAGGAGGTCGTCGGCCGCGCGATCTCGAACAGAAGGTCGAACTGGGTGCTGGCGACAAAACTCGCCAATCCGATCGACGACGACCCCAACCATGGCGGGCTGTCGCGGCGCTGGGTGTTCCAGGCCGCCGACGAGAGCCTGAAACGGCTCGGCACCGACTACATCGACATCTACTACCTGCACAAGGAAGACCACACGACGCCGCTCGACGAGACGGTGCGCGCCATCGGCGACCTGATTCGCGCCGGCAAGGTGCGCTATTTCGGCGTCTCCAACTACCGCGCCTGGCGCGTCGCCGAGATCTGCAACATCTGCGACCGGCTCGGCATCGATCGCCCGGTCGCGAGCCAGCCCTATTACAACGCGATGAACCGGATGCCCGAGGTCGAGCATTTCCCGGCCTGCGCCTATTACGGCCTCGGCATCGTGCCCTACAGCCCCTTGGCGCGCGGCGTCCTGACCGGCAAATACGCGCCCGATGCGGCGCCGCCCGCGGACACCCGTGCGGGGCGCAACGACAAGCGCATGATGCAGACCGAGTGGCGGCCGGAATCGCTGCAGCTCGCGCAAGAGATCAAGCACCACGCCGAGAGCCGCGGCATCACCGCCGGGCAGTTCGCGGTGTCCTGGGTGCTGAACTCGTCGTTCGTCAGCGCCGTGATCGCCGGCCCGCGCACCGAAGCGCAATGGGACGACTACATCCGCGCGCTCGATTATCGCTTCACCGCCGAGGACGAGGCGCTGATCGATCGCCTCGTCGTCACCGGCCATCCCTCGACGCCTGGGTTCAACGATCCCGCCTATCCGATCGAAGGACGCCGGGCGCGGACCGAATAG
- a CDS encoding NUDIX hydrolase produces the protein MARTFDDATRRNIAELCSAFARLAPADAAPTLKRAAVAIALTEADDGSGAAFLLTRRSARLRAHSAQWALPGGRCDAGETQAEAALRELHEELGMALSDRDVLGMLDDYPTRSGYLVTPVVVWAGANAAIVPNPDEVASVHRIGLDAIELEDAFTFVTIPESSRRVIRFRLGGQHIHAPTAALIYQFREVLAGRNTRVADLEQPVFAWK, from the coding sequence ATGGCCCGCACATTTGACGATGCCACCCGGCGGAATATCGCAGAGCTCTGCTCGGCGTTCGCGCGCCTCGCGCCGGCCGATGCGGCACCGACGCTGAAGCGCGCAGCGGTCGCGATCGCGCTGACCGAAGCCGATGACGGCAGCGGCGCGGCCTTCCTCTTGACCCGCCGCAGCGCGCGCCTGCGCGCCCACAGCGCGCAATGGGCGCTGCCGGGCGGGCGCTGCGATGCCGGCGAGACGCAGGCCGAGGCTGCGCTGCGCGAATTGCACGAGGAGCTTGGCATGGCGCTGTCCGACCGCGACGTGCTCGGCATGCTCGACGACTATCCGACCCGGTCCGGCTATCTGGTCACGCCGGTCGTGGTCTGGGCCGGCGCCAATGCGGCGATCGTGCCGAACCCGGACGAGGTCGCATCTGTCCACCGCATCGGCCTCGATGCGATCGAGCTAGAGGACGCCTTCACCTTCGTCACGATCCCGGAGAGTTCGCGGCGCGTGATCCGCTTCCGTCTCGGCGGCCAGCATATTCATGCGCCGACCGCGGCGCTGATCTATCAATTCCGCGAGGTGCTGGCCGGCCGCAACACCCGCGTCGCCGATCTCGAGCAGCCGGTGTTCGCATGGAAGTGA
- a CDS encoding PaaI family thioesterase, whose product MTAKAADKLKSDGWKVADTTGFLTLIGPLWERLKDGALELALITEDKHHNRRGLVQGGVIMTFADRACGMAARFVSGKPTLATVQLDTHFVEAGKIGEILTTRPRVVRSTRSLIFITAEVTVDKRCIAMANGVFKILKNES is encoded by the coding sequence ATGACGGCCAAGGCCGCCGACAAACTCAAATCCGACGGCTGGAAGGTCGCCGACACCACGGGCTTCCTGACACTGATCGGCCCGTTGTGGGAACGGCTGAAGGACGGCGCGCTCGAGCTCGCATTGATCACCGAGGACAAGCACCACAACCGCCGCGGCCTGGTGCAGGGCGGTGTCATCATGACCTTCGCTGACCGCGCCTGCGGCATGGCCGCACGTTTCGTCTCGGGCAAGCCAACGCTTGCGACGGTGCAGCTCGACACCCATTTCGTCGAGGCCGGCAAGATCGGCGAGATCCTGACGACGCGCCCGCGCGTGGTGCGCTCGACCCGCAGCCTGATCTTCATCACGGCCGAGGTAACCGTCGACAAGCGCTGCATCGCGATGGCCAACGGCGTGTTCAAAATTTTGAAGAACGAGAGTTGA